The region TATTAGCATGAACGTCATTCGGAAGTGGTTATTTCAAGCAAATTTAACAAGTGGACTGTGTGATTCACAGCCTTCTGTGTCGTCTTGATAACAacttatttctaaatatattgtGATCTTCAGACTGGTGAGCGTGTCCATAAAAAACCTTCATGCACACATCATCATTTTTGTTGTGTCAGTCCACTCTTCTCTCTTTCTCACCCTCTCACTGCGAATGGATCCTGTGACCTCGTCGTCATTGAGGTGTCGTTTAAACTTGGGGGGCATATCGGCGTTGGGCTGCTCCTCCCGTTCGGGCTCCCTCTGCAGGAGCACAGAAAGGTTGATTACTAAGCAAACCATGCGTGGATAGATAGAACAGGCTTGTGATGGCAGCAGACTATTTCTATTGTTTCTACTGCCCTGTCTTTGAATATGTGCTATCTTAAATGACTTCAAAATGTACCTTTGTTTCAAACATGCCTTCATGAACAAGCCTATTCAATCTCAAAGTAACCAAACATACTTTAAGCTCCGGCTGACTATAAAACATATACCATTGAATCCAGTTCAGTTTTGAAACTGTGGCTTTCTCCCCGTGTCCAATTCTGGCAGGGCAACTGGAAACTGGCCTTTAGTGAGAAGTACTTTCCAGAAAGCAGAGAGAACAGAAGCTGCTAAAGCataaagagacagaaagacaggaagGGACGGAATGGTCCACATGAGGACAGAATTTAGGCTTTAGTGGGAACAGAACATGCACAGCAGAATCTATCATTGCAGGGACTGTTGAGGGGTGTCAAACCTGTCCAATGGAGGGCCAAGACACTActggttttctttccagccagTCACTAAACCAGGTGATTTTATTGATCAACAACTTCAATTTGAGGCAAGGCATCAATTACatcacctgctggagagaaAGCCTGCAGTGCCTGCCCTCCAATGACACATGTGAAATAAGTGAAAGGAAAGGTGCAATGACTTCACATAAACGATTTAAATACAAGAAAAGTAAAGCGAAGACGGCTGCTTTACAATCTAAAATAATAGCTTGACGCTTCTTAACATTGTTGGTTAGAGAAAACCACTCGAGTCCATGAAATGGCAACATCCCGACCACATAGCTAAGTTTTTacattataaataagaaatgttTCACAAGATTTACCTAATCTGGTTAAAATTGGACAAAAACACCCTTTCGGGCACAAAACAAATTGCCTTCCTCTTTTGCTGTGCCGTAGCCACCTCACCCGCTAAGCTATAGATGCTAAGGTAGCTGTGAGCTACCGAGCCTGTATTCCCTTGGCACAGAAACAGAACGCAACCTCTACGAAGGCCAACTCACGCTTTGATGTCAACGTAAGAGTTTCGTGGTGGTTCTTTGAGGAGACCGCGATGCGAGGATTCACCAAACGATATCCGGAGGATGAGGCGTCAATGAGAGGATCATGGTTGTGGATGTTAGCCTATAGTCCGCTGCTTCATGACAGATAGCTTGCTAGCTCAGCTGGCGTCTGGTCACCTGACCAGGAAGTGAATGCAGACAACAGCTGGAAGGAGGCAgatgttacagtatgttattatatcattattacgTTATATTTTCCTAGCTGAGCTGCGTTAGATGTATAGAACAACACAACGAAACATGCTTCGACAGAGTGAACCAAATTTTAACAGAATGAAAAGTTACGGACAGGTCAACCCATGAGTAAGAGCAGGGCAACCAGGTACCCAGTCGGgatttgaaactgaaaccaggaaaacggtctgagaagcactaacCTATGCACACCCCACTTTGAGGTCTCGAGCGCGCCTCTTTTCGTCTCACCTGTAGGTGGCAGCAGTGCAACCATTAAGAGTCTgttacaaagaagaagaaagcctACCCGGAAAAATCAAAGCAACTATTTCGTGTAGCATGTCGCCATACCTTGAGGACATTTTCAACCTTCTTGGGCATTAAGTTGTGAAATAAATCTGGTGGTCTTGACATGCAGTCCATCAATGAACCTCGCCCACTTTTCGGAGGCGCGTTCTCGGCCGTTATCCCTCAAAGCGCCGCGGACGTCAGCAAGCTCCGAGAGATTCCGGACAACCAGGAGGTGTTCGTCCACGCTCACACCGACCAGAGCCTGATCGTGGAGCTGCTGGAGTACCAAGCCCACGTAGAGGACCAGGAGGCAGCCCGGTACCACTTTGAGGACATCGCGGGCAGCAATGCCGCCTCACACCCTGAAGCACAGGAGGTGACGAGTGTGGTCCCCTTACACAAACCCGAGCTCTCCCTGTCGGCGTGCAGCTGCGCATGGGTGCTCACTGGTACCCAATGTGTGTCCAAGTTTAACGAAGAAGCGAGGAATATGGTGAGGATCCACCTGGCTGTGTTCCGTCTTCCACAGTTCGACACAGAAGTTCTGGTGACGTTCAACGACCCGCAGAGGATCAACCCCGGTAGCAGCAGTGCAGCGGCGGGTGTCTCTGGTGGACAACCGTGGACTGTGGAAGACTTCCAGCACCTGCTACGGTCGTTGACTCTGCACAACCCGGAACTGTTCGGATAGAACTTGCAGGTGGCCCTCCGTTCGAATCCTCCAATTCTTCATCAACCAAAAGGTTAAAATTCACTTTACTAACTAAAATAAAACCTATTGTCTTTCATCATCAATGTCCCATAGTTTATGCGACTTTGATACGTTATGCAATTGCTCCAGTATTGTTTCACATTTGTGCTTGTTTTCAATGACGTTTGCTACTAATTTCCATAAAACCTTTTGACGGTGTGCGTGCATTTTGAAGCAGATAATGGTGAATATTTCATTTGCATTACAGGAGAGCATATTGTAGACGTTTGTTTTCATCACTGTTATTTAGGAAGTGAACAGAACTTTCAAACTTTCCTCACACTTTGCCAGCGCCATATGAGCTGGATTGGGCATGTATGTCGTAGGACAGATGGATGCATCCCCAAGGACCTCCTGTATGGCGAGCGAACCTCGGGTCACTGCCCAACAGGTTGCCCAGTACCACACTCTAAGGGTCTCTGTAAATGAGATATGAAGCTGGTAGACATGGATCCAAATAGTTGGGAACTCGTGGAAGCTGATCGCAGCTGCTGGCACCACACTGTGCATGAAGGAGTCAGGAGAACGTATAAAACAGAAGAGCCAGGCCTCTGTCCAGCCGTCTGACTTTGTGTGCCACATCTGCGTCAGAGCCTGTGATTCCAGAATCGGACTGCTCTCAACAAACTTGATTACGTGGTCGCTACCATTGTCTCCCGAGGCAGCAGGATGCAGACATCAAGCCATTATTCAATTCATTTTCGAATAACTCTTAGATTATGTATGTTCTGACAGTCCACACACGCATCTCTCCACAGTGTTCATACAGTCCTAAAAAATAAGAGTTAACAGCCAATAAAATGCAGATCACAGTCACAGAGCTGTGGGTGTCTTACAGAGAGATTTCCCTTGGGTTTTAAAGTTGAATAATACCCTCTGGAATGTGGTTCAGGTCAACTCTTCCCATCGTCCACTAGCTCCAACCCTAAGTCATCCtggttaaaaacaaaatatatatggaGTTATTTGACCCCCATTAATAGTTACTTTGAAATAAAACCCAGCAGTCATTGGTTTGGTATGCAGTACAAAGCACCGTTTTCCCCCCCTTTCCTGTTATTCATAATATGTGACATGTGAGCTTCAAGCAGCAGGAATGAGTCAAGTACGTCTTGTCTCCTGGAAGCCACATCAAAACGTCCTTCACCCCTTTGCCCGTTTTTAGTAAAAACATTTTACTAAATTTCcactgttatattattattgcatatGTGTTGCCGTTATTTCTTTCTGTGGACTTGTTTCTGTGCAATCCAGTGGAACCTTCAAAGTAAATTGAAGTTAACTTTTTAGAGGGGAAAATAGGCttcaaagtcaaaatgatgatcACATGTCAGCAAATTTCCCGAGTGACTTTTTTATTCTGGTTATGCCACATGAGAACGGGTACCTGTGATGAGAGAAGATAAGTGTGATGATAAACATAGAGCTAGAAATTTGACTGACATACAGTAGGACATGGTCGGGCTGTTtggtacaaatacacaaatgtaaGTTTACCAAGCAGGTGCTAATGTTAATTGCTAATAACTAGGATGGAAAtaagctaggaaaccagggttcaagtccaccctcggccatctctgtgtggagtttgcatgttctccccgtgcatgcgtgggttttctccggtttcctcccacattccaaaaacatgctaggttaattggcgactccaaatcgtccataggtattaatgtgagtgtgaatggttgtttgtctatatgtgccctgtgattggctggcgaccagtccagggcgtaccccgcctcttgcccgaagacagctggaataagctccagcacccccgcgaccctcgtgaggaaaaagcggtaga is a window of Doryrhamphus excisus isolate RoL2022-K1 chromosome 5, RoL_Dexc_1.0, whole genome shotgun sequence DNA encoding:
- the rangrf gene encoding ran guanine nucleotide release factor, with product MQSINEPRPLFGGAFSAVIPQSAADVSKLREIPDNQEVFVHAHTDQSLIVELLEYQAHVEDQEAARYHFEDIAGSNAASHPEAQEVTSVVPLHKPELSLSACSCAWVLTGTQCVSKFNEEARNMVRIHLAVFRLPQFDTEVLVTFNDPQRINPGSSSAAAGVSGGQPWTVEDFQHLLRSLTLHNPELFG